A window of Marmota flaviventris isolate mMarFla1 chromosome 20, mMarFla1.hap1, whole genome shotgun sequence contains these coding sequences:
- the LOC139703044 gene encoding vomeronasal type-1 receptor 90-like has translation MDSIGPLSSTLSIYLAVRNVFSSQIVIGITANIFLLLFHILTFLVQRRTRPTDVAIAHLALIHLLMLIIRVFLDIDILGVRDIWNDITCKAVIYLYRLMRSLSVSTTCLLSVLQATTLSPRSCFLDKFKHTSPQQSLWYFLILWVFNMFINIRILVSTEGPTNDTLDVWFSIESCRVSPTGYYYRILFSLVGILRDIFLLGLMALSSGYMVALLWRHKRQCQHLHTTSRIAQASPEQRATRTILLLMGSFVVMYFLDCVISSSYGKMQKKDPVCLVSQMLVGNGYATVSAVMLISTEKRIIQFFQSTLGRMRTCLIRAR, from the coding sequence ATGGACTCTATAGGTCCTTTGAGCAGCACACTTTCCATTTATCTTGCTGTAAGAAATGTCTTTTCTTCCCAAATTGTCATTGGGATCACAGCCaacatcttcctcctcctcttccacatCCTCACGTTCCTTGTCCAGCGCAGGACCAGGCCCACGGACGTGGCCATCGCTCACCTGGCCCTGATTCATCTGCTGATGCTCATAATCAGGGTGTTCCTGGATATAGACATTTTGGGGGTTCGGGATATTTGGAATGACATCACATGTAAAGCCGTCATCTACCTGTACAGGCTGATGAGGAGCCTGTCGGTCAGCACCACCTGCCTGCTGAGTGTCCTGCAGGCcaccaccctcagccccagaagctgTTTTCTGGACAAGTTCAAGCACACGTCCCCACAGCAGAGTCTGTGGTACTTTCTCATTCTCTGGGTGTTCAACATGTTCATTAACATTCGTATTTTAGTCTCTACTGAAGGCCCCACCAATGACACATTAGATGTTTGGTTTTCCATTGAATCCTGCAGGGTTTCCCCCACAGGTTACTATTACAGGATCTTATTTTCTCTGGTAGGAATACTCCGGGACATCTTCCTTCTGGGGCTCATGGCCCTCTCCAGTGGGTACATGGTGGCTCTCCTGTGGAGGCATAAGAGGCAGTGCCAGCACCTCCATACCACAAGCAGGATTGCACAAGCCTCCCCAGAGCAGAGGGCCACTAGGACCATCCTGCTCCTCATGGGTTCCTTTGTGGTCATGTACTTTTTGGACTGCGTGATCTCCTCCTCTTACGGTAAAATGCAGAAGAAGGATCCCGTTTGCCTTGTGTCCCAGATGCTGGTGGGCAACGGCTATGCCACCGTCAGTGCTGTGATGCTCATTAGCACCGAAAAACGAATAATCCAGTTCTTCCAATCCACACTGGGGCGGATGAGGACATGTTTAATCAGGGCCAGATAA